Genomic segment of Candidatus Dependentiae bacterium:
CTTCTCATGTAGCGCTGGTGATCGTAACTTTGTGGGCTCTGGTGTAGATCTGTCCACATCGGCTGATATTTCTTCAAAATATAGCTCGCTTACGACAACGGCAACTAACCCTTGGATGTTTGACAAACCAATCAAGGGAATTGCAAACGCTTACATAAAATCATCTGAATATGATGATCAAATTGATATTGCCCAAGAAGCACCTCTTGAACGAATTGTTGGTGGAATCGTTGGACTTGGATATGTAAGCAAACTCCTTGGTGGAATTAACGTTGATGGTAATGTCAGCGCAGAGAGAATAACTTATAATAGCAAAATAAAAGCAGCTCAAAAATTCAACAAAGCTGATCAAACAATTGCTCAGATTCTTTTAGACAAGAACTTTCAAACGGGTAATCAAATTTCATTTATTGGATCTTTAACTCAAGATCTTAGAAATGGAATAGCATTTCCAACAAACGGTCATCAATGGAAATGGTTTACTCAGCTTACAGTTCCTGGATGGAATAGCAGATGCAATACTCCACATCTTGAAACTGGGCCTAATCGCAATGCCTGCTTTAACTACTTTAAATCAGAACTTGATGTGACCTGGTACACACCATTAATTAATGAACATGACCTGGTTTTATGTATTCATGCAAACATGGGTATTATCAAGCCATTTAAAGGTAAAGACGCACCATGGAAAGCATTCTATCACATGGGGGGTCCGACAACTATTCGTGGTTATCTTTATGGACAAGTTGGACCAACATGGAAAACAGATTCTATTGGAGCAACCAAAGGATTTTGTGCAAACGTAGAGTTTATAGTTCCTCTTTCATCTAACTTAAATACTCGTGGAGTTATATTTTACGATGGTGGTGCTGGTTGGGATACTCCTTACTTTAATGAGTTTTCTCAGGCTGCAAAGGATGCTGGACTGAGCTTCCAAAAAGCATTTAGTAATAACAATTTTGTATATCGACATAGCGTTGGTATTGGTATTCGAATTAAATCACCAACTCCATTACAAGTGGATTTTGGTATTAAATTAAATCCAAGCAAATTGTTTAAAAACGAACTCACTCAAATGCATTTAAATATGGTTCATGAGTTCTAATAATAAATTGTTTATGAAAAAGGTTGTTGCGCTTTGATTGTTTTTTTTTATAAGCTATGTTTTATCAATAGCTAAAGAATGTTGGTGATAATGAAAAACAAAACACTGCTCATTTTTGCAGCATTAATAAATTTAATAATGATTTTTTTATTAATTCATAAGCAAAATAAAATTATAAAAATACTCTATGAGATGCAACAACTTCATGAACAGCAAGATGATCTGTTACAACAAAAAAAAGTCCTTACGCTTGCCTTTCACAAAGGCCAACAACTTTCAACGATACAACATTTTGCTAAAAACAAACTTTTAATGAATCCAATTACCCTAAAAGAAGCAAAAACTATCAACTCGCCAACTGATCAAAAAATTAATGACTCTCAACCAAAAGCAGAGGCGTAATGGATAGCTCTCACAATAATTATTTCAGGCTTTTTACC
This window contains:
- a CDS encoding cell division protein FtsL yields the protein MKNKTLLIFAALINLIMIFLLIHKQNKIIKILYEMQQLHEQQDDLLQQKKVLTLAFHKGQQLSTIQHFAKNKLLMNPITLKEAKTINSPTDQKINDSQPKAEA